CTCGTCTGCGCTGGCTCAGGAGGGCTGAGCCGGCGTCACGCTCTCTTCGTCCACCGGCGGCAGCCTCGCCGCCGGGTCCTGGCGATAAAACAGGCTGAGCAAGCGATACAGCTCGGCATAATCGCGCTTTACCAAGTGCGGAATCTCGAAGAATGCTTCGCTGAGCACGGCGAAGAATTCGGCTGGGTTTTCGCTGGCGTACGGGTCCAGCCAGCCCTCCACGCCGCGATCCACCTCTCGGCAGAATTGACGGTAGGCCTGATTCCAGGCTCGGCTCCACTCCGCGCGGTTCATCCCCTTGTGCAAGGGCGGCGCGCCGTTGGCCGGGCCGTCCAACATGTCGAACTGGTGGGCCGCCTCGTGGATCACCACATTCCAGCCGTCCAGCAGCGGCGATTCGTTCACATCCGGCCAGGAAAACACCAGCGGTCCCTGATAATGCGCCTGGCCGATCAGCACCTGCTCGCCCTCGTGAGTCAGGCCGATTCCATCCTGCCAACGGTTGCGCACCACGAAGGGAGCCGGGTAAAGTACGGCCTCGCGCCAGTTCGCATAGGCGCGCATGCCCAGGTTCATCCCCGGCAGCGCAAGCTGCAGGGCCAGCCGGCAGCGCATGGCGTCGTCCACTTCCATATCTTCCAGGCCGGTAACGGCCTTGGCCTGCAGCAGTTCGCCGGCCAGCTTGATCAACCGGTCAGTTTCTTCGGCCGACAAACCGTCCAGCAGCGGCATGCCGCTCGCCTCTTCGCGCAAGCGCGACAGCAAGGCGGCCGGCGGTCGTTTGCCGCCCAGGCGGCGCATCCAGTCTAATAGCATGAACTCTTGGCTCGGAATCGCGTCAGTCATTGAACCTTAGGGCGGGCCCTCGGCAATTCAATGCCTTGGCCCGCGATAGAGGAGAACCATAATGACCATCCCCCTCTGGCACAACCTGATGCTGAACCCGCTGGCCGCGTTCGGCATCCTGCTGGCGCTGGGCGTGATAGGCGGCCAGATCGCGGTGCGCGTGGCGCGCCTGCCCGCCATCACCGGCTACATCGCCACCGGCCTGATCATCGGCCCCTACAGCCTCAACCTGCTCAACCAGCAATTGTTGAACGAAGCCTCGCTGTTCGTGCAGCTGGCGCTGGGCATCGCGCTGTTCGAAGCCGGCCGCCGCGTGGACCTGCGCTGGCTGCGGGTGGAGAAAACCCTGCTCGCCACCACGCTGCTCTATTGCCTGCTGGTGTTCGCGTCTCTGTTCGCGCTGTTGAACGCCAGCGGCTTCGGCGCGCCGGCCAGCCTGATGCTGGCGGCGCTGGGCATGGCCACCTCGCCCATCGTGGTGCTGGAAATCGTGCGCGAGTCGCGCGCCGACGGCCAGGTGAGCGAAAGGCTGCTGACCGCCACCGCGCTGTCCAGCTTGCTGGCGATGGCTGGGTTCGCCCTGGCGCTGTCCTACACCCACCTTTCCGCCGACCACAGCGTGGAGGACGGCATCCTGATGCCGGGCTGGCTGATCCTGGGCTCGGTGGCGCTGGGCCTGGTCGCCGGCCTGGTCACCACCCAGCTCAACCGCTGGCTGGGCGGCCACCAGCGCGAGGCGCAGCGCGTGCTGCTGTTCGGCCTGATCGCGCTCTTGGTCGGCGCCGCCGACATGCTGCAGCTGCTGGCCTTGCTGGCGCTGCTGGTGGCCGGCATGAGCACCCGCACGCTGCGCCACGGCTACACCGTCAGCGAGCCCGGCATCCTGTCGCTGAGCCATGTATTCACCGTCGCCTTCTTCGTTTCCGCCGGCGCCCACCTGTCGCCGCAGGCGCTGG
This genomic window from Chromobacterium phragmitis contains:
- a CDS encoding M90 family metallopeptidase, coding for MLLDWMRRLGGKRPPAALLSRLREEASGMPLLDGLSAEETDRLIKLAGELLQAKAVTGLEDMEVDDAMRCRLALQLALPGMNLGMRAYANWREAVLYPAPFVVRNRWQDGIGLTHEGEQVLIGQAHYQGPLVFSWPDVNESPLLDGWNVVIHEAAHQFDMLDGPANGAPPLHKGMNRAEWSRAWNQAYRQFCREVDRGVEGWLDPYASENPAEFFAVLSEAFFEIPHLVKRDYAELYRLLSLFYRQDPAARLPPVDEESVTPAQPS
- a CDS encoding cation:proton antiporter, with translation MTIPLWHNLMLNPLAAFGILLALGVIGGQIAVRVARLPAITGYIATGLIIGPYSLNLLNQQLLNEASLFVQLALGIALFEAGRRVDLRWLRVEKTLLATTLLYCLLVFASLFALLNASGFGAPASLMLAALGMATSPIVVLEIVRESRADGQVSERLLTATALSSLLAMAGFALALSYTHLSADHSVEDGILMPGWLILGSVALGLVAGLVTTQLNRWLGGHQREAQRVLLFGLIALLVGAADMLQLLALLALLVAGMSTRTLRHGYTVSEPGILSLSHVFTVAFFVSAGAHLSPQALASHWQLALLCLILRSGIGMLVWWLAARGNGLSRKQGAWLGLALSPMNSGSALLLGLGMVSLGEAAQSFSAALMAALLINEIAAPILTRLALRLAGETAGASHA